The genomic DNA TTTCACCGCCTCCACCATGTACTGGCAGGGGCTGCAGGCACGTGAGTCAAGGGTCAGCACTTCGATGAAGACTTTCTCGGCCATAGCTTCTTCCTTCATGGACGAAACTCACGCACGGCACGGGTGATCGCCTGCACGTTTGCGGGCGGAGTTGCAAACGGGACATCGCATCCTGGACAAAGGAAAAATCCGAGCGGCCCCGCTCGCCGCATGCATTTCACAGCCTCCTGGTAGTTCTCTTCAGGCGTGCCGAACAGCATCACCGAGGCGAGGGGCAAATTGCCCGCAAAGGCAACCCCGTGCCGCTCGGCAACCTGCCGCGCGTAGGCAATGTCCACATTCTCGTCCACGCCGAAGAAGTGAGCACCAAGGGTCGCCATCTGTTCCAGGTTGCGCGTGGCGTCTCCGCAGGCAAAGAACCCGGACTTTATGCCGCTCGCATGGATAACCTCGAGCGCTGGCCGCACGAAAGGCGTCACAAACTCAGCGAAATGCGCCGCCGAAATCTGTGAGGTGAGCGAATCCACTACCGTGATCACGTCCACCCCTGTCTTCGCATAATACTCGGCAGTCCGGGCGCACACCTGGCTGGCAAAGGCCAACACCTCCTTGGCGTAAGCCGGCTCGTCCACCAAGTCGGTGAAGATGCGCACCCCAGCCAGATGCAGTGTGAGGGTAAAGGGCCCGGTGATGAGGGCAAAGACTGCCATGTCTTGGCCCAGTTCCGCCACGACACGTCGCGC from candidate division KSB1 bacterium includes the following:
- a CDS encoding uroporphyrinogen decarboxylase family protein is translated as MTGKERLLAALERHPVDRVPWVPWVGVHAASLLGVSARRLFTEVDTLVQGVRKAYELYQPDGLPVLFDVQLEAEALGCTLAWAEDNPPAVSSHPLENGDLAALRVPQSDQGRYPLALEAARRVVAELGQDMAVFALITGPFTLTLHLAGVRIFTDLVDEPAYAKEVLAFASQVCARTAEYYAKTGVDVITVVDSLTSQISAAHFAEFVTPFVRPALEVIHASGIKSGFFACGDATRNLEQMATLGAHFFGVDENVDIAYARQVAERHGVAFAGNLPLASVMLFGTPEENYQEAVKCMRRAGPLGFFLCPGCDVPFATPPANVQAITRAVREFRP